The Aedes albopictus strain Foshan chromosome 2, AalbF5, whole genome shotgun sequence region aaaattcattcagcgaTAAGTTCAAAAATTTCTGTGATCCGTTCATAATCTTTATCACGGATTCActctagggtttttttaggataacttgtagattttttgaataatttgaaggatttctagaggaattcctccagcgatttgtattgaaattcttttaaataattttaaagggacacagaagccaagaaattcttcaagtagtcatccaggaattctttcacaattatcttcgagaaatctttaaggaatccaatcatgaataccttcaagattaccccttgcagcaaaagcttttaaatatattaaaatttcCCGGTAGAATTTCAAGAATGTCCAGGaagattttgtggaggaatcctattagctattcctgaaggaatccaaaaaggcaATTTTGGAAATGACAGTTGTAATCTCTCGATAGATTCTGTAGAAATTCgagtggaattgctggaggaatccccagaaggaacacTAGTAAACTTGCCATCATGAGTAGTTACTTCAAATTCCCATCCAGAAAATTCACTCGCCACGCTTATGAACAATTGGATACTATGTAATCAACTCTTATTTCTCAGTTCTTTATCAAAAAGGTCCCCAGTTCTTCCATGCATCGTACATCGTGCTGATCGAACCCCATCGGAAGGGACAGAAGCTTCCAGAATGCTGTCACTATCTGGACAGCTACGACTTCCATGGTTTTAATCGTATAGCTGAAACCACTGCCAAAGATTTACTAGTGCTAGAAATCCATTTCCCGGATGATCTCGATCCAGCTGACTGTGCGGCCGGTCTGGATCGTCTGAAGGAGTTCAAAGTCAGCGAAGTGCTACCAAGGCACCACAACTATGCGGCCAATCGGATCAGTCAACAAGCGAGCACATCCGGCTGTAAGTAGTTTTTGAAACTAGCGTGTGTTTATTCTGAACAGCCACATATATACAGTTTATATTGGGGATGTGTTGGACATCTATCATTCTGCGATATCCGCATTTCCCCCACGGGGTTGAACATTACTTGATACTAAACATACCTATGCCTGACTGTAAAATATCTTGAAAGACAGTCGTCATCGACGTAGTATTCAGCTTGCTGCTCCataaaacgaaagaaaaaaaaatagcaataaAAACACATTCTCTACTGGGATGGTTGGTCCAGGTTCATGTTCCGAAACTTCTTGGGTATCCCCGTTCGCCGATACTCGCTCCGTTCCGCTAGGTAAATCTCCGTACACTCCGCCTTGAACTGTTCGTCGCTGTACCACCGGAGGGAACACGCCTTGAGGGCTTCGTTCTGTTTCTGGCACTTCATCGCCATCAGCAGGCCGGAACCTTTGCAGCACGCCTCAAAATCCTGGATCTCCGGTGTGCATTTTTCCGTTTTGGCTCGTTCTCGCATTATCTTCGGAATGAGCACTTCCCGTTCGACCTTCCTCAGTCGCCGGTCGTTGGGATCGCCTGTTTGTGATGGGAACTTACATAAGAATGTGGTTCACGCTGCAGCCTCTCCTGAGTTCAGACTTACCCAAACCGTGTGGGCCTCCCTGGTTGACACCGATAGTGTTGGCCGGTTGGTCATGGTCACCGAAAGCCTGTGCCATTGCTTTGAATCGAGAAGAAAACTGAGGATTTCAAACTAGCTTTTTTTCGCGAATGCACGGATTACATGCGCCGAATCTGACGAGGACGgattcaaaacaaaaataaagattGACGTTTCACTTTACCACACGCTTATTGTGAACCAATCATTTTAAGATATCACCTACCTTAAAGGGCTACTCAATTTATTAACTATTATGGGTATTTGGTCGGcattaagtcagaggggaccaagtaacaaaattgatgaaaattatattttaagAAGGCATTTAATTGAGAAATACATTATCAACATGGCACATTCTACCCAATTTGCTTAatgttacattaaaaaaaaaaatacattttgattGATCTGCGAAAATCCATTAGGTATAGTGTgtagtcagagtggaccaaatgctaGATATCACGAgaattgaaatagttatttatgtaacgagttgcaaaaagttgatttttttcagcacgagtcgtacatttatccaacgaggcttgccgagttggataaatacgaagagtactGAAAAAACCGAGTTTTGTAACgagctccatacaaaattttatgcaatgatttttttcttaatgcaacccatttgagttgcataatgcaactcaaatgagttgcattatgaacattatacaactattttttcattatgcaactcatttcagttgcataatgaaccagttcagaaaaattggccattatgataccaaaatgagttataaaaagtataaattatgatactgaattgcaatgatttttttcttaatgcaacccatttgagttgcataatgcaactcaaatgagttgcattatgaacatcatacaactattttttcattatgcaactcatttcagttgcataatgaaccagttcagaaaaattggccattatgataccaaaatgagttataaaaagtataaattatgatactgaattgcataaaagtataTTTCGGCTGAAATCCAATAATGAAAGAATTCATcattaaaacgaaatatttttccGAATCGGACGACTCCTCAACGCATTTTCTAATGAATATagaacaaaataacacgtgacacctggagatcaccacagcagacggaatctcaaatcgaccacgttctgattgacggacggcacttctccgacattatcgacgtcaggacctatcgtggcgccaacatcgactccgaccactatctggtgatggtcaaactgcgcccaaaactctccgtcatcaacaatgtacggtaccggttgGCTGACCATACGTCCCGTATTCAACGGGACAGTACCGTTATTGTGACTTTTTAGAGTTGTCCCGTCGTATTGTGGGAAAAGGCCAAAATGTCccgtattttttttcggaaaacgagCATTCTAGTGTTAACAAAAAAAGTTAAGGTTAGCTAATTAGGATAATGTGTCGACATATTTTCCTATCTTTACTCTTTTCAATGAAACAGATATTTCTTGATTAAGAAATAAAGGTTCATCCTGTTTGAATTTCGAGTTAATATTAATGATTTGATTTGaattatcagaaatatttcctaaaagCTTACTGAAATTCACAGTTTAATGGGTTTTTCGTGCTTTTATTAAAATTCTCAACAAGTTTAAAATGTAGTTTGTGAAGGGTCAAGCTATAATTTTGAATTACTTTGTTTAGTATATACCCTTtagattcttcagcaattctacaGAAATTAACTGGAATAAAATGTTAAGTTCTCTATATTTTCTAAGTCAACGAATAATTTATAATGGAAATTATTAAGTGATGTATAAAGGAGTTGAAGATAAACAacataataattccaaaaatgtgattttttcgggaGCTTTTATGACATCAACACTTTTTACATGATTAGAGATCTCAGACTTAAAATACGAAAAATGAAAATAtctattgaaagaatctcattCATGTCtactaaaatattaaaaaaaaaataaaaatagaacaaactaCGGCTATCATAATGTAATTGCattcaaaaataaacatacaGAATGTTTAGCATTTTCAGTCATTcttcatttgcaaaaaaaaaacttttagccAAAAATTATAGAATTAAGAGGCGATGAATAAAATGTACTGCGGAAAAACATCTTATatctttgtcttttttttttgttttataataaTTTAACTTTTGCACGCTTTAGCTTTTGAAAAATTCGATTGATTCCTTATCAAGTAACAATAACAGCTGAATAACAATTTATTCAGCCAATTTCTTTTGTTTCTTTTGAATCAAGTTTAAGAGCGGCTGATTcgtctgttgtacagcaataatgtttgttacgTTATATTTTAACATAATTTCAAAGATAACTCTAGACGTCTCAAAACTTTGTTTACACTCGCAGATTTTATTCATATGTATTTTGCTTTCATAAGTGTACACAAATTTGTATATCTGAGATCTTTTGGAACATTTTGTATGTCCCGTATTTTATGCTCATGTGTCCCGTTTTTATCGTGTTACTATCTGGTCAGCCtaaccggcgaccgccacggtacaacctagagcgacttaaacaactggatgtcgcctcagcatacgcgcagaatctcgagtccacgttgccagacgagggcgagctcgatgaggcccctctaaaggactgctggagtacagtgaaagcagccatcaacgacgcagccgagagcaccatcgggtacgtggaacggaatcgacggaacgaatggttcgacgaagagtgcagaacgattttgggggagaagaacgcagcgagggcggtaatgctgcagcaagggactcgtcagaacgtggaacgttacaaacagaagcagaaacagcagacccgcctctttcgggagaaaaagcgccgcctggaagaagtggagtgcgaagtaatgaaactgctgtgccgttcccaagaaacacggaagttctatcagaaggtggaagcagcacttcaatcagcacctgaacggcgtagaGAACGTTGGCACGGgaacccacggcaacggaggaagcgacaacaccagtgcagcggagaacgAAAATggtccaactcccacgctgagggaagttaaggatgccattcaccagcttaaaaccaacaaagcagctgataaggatggtatcgcagctgaactcgtcaagatgggcccagaaaagttggccacctgtctgtatcggctgatagtcaggatctggaaaaccgaacagctaccggaggagtggaaggaaggggtaatctgccccattcacaagaaaggcgaccatttggaatgtgagaacttcagggcgatcactattttgaatgctgccaacaaagtgctatcccagatcatcttccgtcgtctgtcacctaaaatgaatgagttcgtgggaagttatcaggctggcttcatcgacggccggtcgacaacggaccagatctttaccgtacggcaaatcctccagaaatgccgtgaataccaggtcccaacgcatcacctgttcatcgacttcaaagcggcatacgacagtatcgaccacgcagagctatggagaatcatggacaaaaacggctttcctgggaagctgactagactgattaaagcaacgatggacggtgtgcaaaactgcgtaaggcagtgcttcccaaactgtgcgccgcggcgcctgGTGCGCCGTGAGCATCTCTCAAGTGCGCCGCACGCTCTTGggccaaaacacaaagaacaaactcttatttTTGAAGGCagaatttttagctgtttttgtattattttgtaaaactagtgtcaaatcaaacccttttttgtattcgataggcgctgtccataaactacgtagacttttttccagccatctcagacccccctcctcctcgtagacttttgttcatacaaaattttcgaaatttgtatggagcgtagactttggccagacccccctctcCCCGTCTCCCCCTAagattctacgtagtttatggacaggcccatacCAATGTTTTGGCTTTTTAGTGGAGgacttcaaaagaaagtcattcaaaggggttttccctcttttaagttttcaattaaatagtaaatattccggtctacgaatgttttccggaatGTATAATGTCCTCATGAAACatttagatttttacaaaaattttatatttccgaaattttgaaaattttcgtgagtctctcaaattgttggactttttatgatttcgattttatcaatagcttgtaattcaaagtatATATTTCCAGAAAGTTTTGAATCCAGTTGtgaagttctttccataatactGACATCTATGATTACCAGGTCTTCGTGCTGTGTCAAACGTTTCGGGACGATATTTTTACTTACATATAATAATACACCATTAGTTAGTTTGAATCTATTAGTCTCTATAGTCTATTTCCTCCTATAGACTGGTTTAGCTCCTTATCGTaaaaaatctgcgacaatttatgtgtcgatttcatgcatgattctgaaaccgcccttttgagttgttgagttgagttttttgagttccgaatacaaaaacatgacccctcaccgtcactgtcagccgtTCTCACAGCTTCTgaacaattcatttttatatctgATTTCCCTTAAATTTGGTAATCTAcgtactttatttaaaaaaattaaaatttttgcaatgcaatccttcagaaatctaaaatttgAGTTAAGTTCTGCGAATCTTTAGGCAatttttctttttgcctttctcgtacactaagtgtactggaaaggctatatgttcactccaaaaatgactttttgatagaaggcccggagggtcgagtcacatataccaatcaactcagctcgacgaattcaggtgatgtctgtgtgtatgtatgtgtgtgtgtatgtatgtgtgtatgtgtgtatgtgtgtgtacaaaaaactcacatcactttttggcagtaaacctcaaccgattttaatgaccgacggttcattcgacgcggaatctggtcccattgtttcctattgaaaatggttcggatcggtccaaccgtaccggagttatggccatttaggtgttccggaccggttccccaggaaggggccagatatgaaaatgctacaaccctatgcatgcgacacataaaaccgcggcattttccgtaacatgatgaacggtatgcaggaaaatactctcaaaccatatctgaacctgtagtgttccagaaccggttccgggtgccccgccggaagtggccaaataaaaaaatgaaccaaatctatgcatgcgacacaccaaactgcggcttttctgataacctgatgaacggtaagcaacggtaagagtcttagaccatatctgaaccggtggtgttccggaatcgattccgagtgtcccgccggaagtggccaaatacataagtgaaccaaagtaatacatgcaacacatcaaattgcggctttttcgaaagcccgatgaacgattagcaagaaaatggaaccagactacattagaaactagtgttccggaatcggttccagttgtcccgccggaagtggtcaaatgtaaaagagaaccaaacccatgcatgtgacatatcaaatcgcagctttttaggtaatctgatgaacggttaacaaaaaaaaactcagaccacattagggaaaaccagtagtgttccagaaccgattccgggtgtcccgccggaagtggacgaatgtggaaggataccaaacacatgcatgcggctcattaaataccggctttttcgataacctgaagaacgatcagcaagaaaatagtctcagatcacattaaagactaccggtagtgttccagaaccggttccgggtgtcctgctggaattggtaaaatgtaaaaatgatccaaacccatacatgtgacacatcatttcgtggctttctaggaaatcgggtgaacagttggaggaaactagtttcatgccatatttgggacaattggtactggcctggttccagatgtcccgccgggggtgataaaatgtaaaattgaaccaaactcatgcattcagTGCAccaaatcacggccttttcgattacctgatgaatggttagtaagaaaataggcacagactacataagttactaccggtagtgtttgtggttccgggtgtcccgccggaagtggccatatacaaatgttaaccaaactaatgcatgccacacgtcaaatcgcggctttttttgataacctgattaccggttagcaaaaaaataggctcaaaccacattagagactaccagcagtattacagaaccaactttgggtgctttgtcggaactacgaaagtgagcaaaataattgcaagcgatagatatgtgtaattgttcccttcatcatgacaaaactaaagtgatctcagaactcatcaaatcacaccatttcagattccttctCATCCTatcagtcaacgttgtatgggaaaattaatcgcaacaaccctgaacatttttttttcaatccccttttgcatctaaagttactacacaaaattctgatgtgactggtagcgccctcgcgctctgtaatgtggttgaaattttattgggatttagtttgggaaattttacttgcttgcatttttttttgttcaattttacatggatcttgtaatcagcgataataaaatataacctgaagtgtacagaaaaaactttgtcgacgaccccaaagtgatctgtggttgtgaaaaaggttatatcttagcttgtaatcatcgtcttcatattgattggcctccaatgacagtcaaggtggtcaagcagtcaactgagagctctgatatttttaaactctgcctatacgttgaacataacgtcggaatatgcgtcatcaataagtttttctattcgataatggctttgataaaattcttgcttttctcaataaagtattctcaggattcaggaacacttcggcttacgtcgacatcatgagtacatattcgacgagaaaggcgctatcaccactaggtggattaatcagggttttttattataaaaaagcatgacattgaaggcttttttacgaattatatttgaaattttgaactgaaggtgttcaaattattaaaattctttgtaaaaagttgttggtgcgccgcgaaaactttgaaaattttaaaaagtttgggaacctctggcgtaagggtttcgggtgaactatccagttaattcgaatctcgccggggactgcgacaaggtgacggactctcatgcctactcttcaacatcgctctggaagatgtgatgcaacgagccgggctcaacagccggggaacgattttcacaaaatccggacaatttatgtgctttgcggacgacatggacattattgccagaacatttggaacggtggcagaggtgtacacccgcctgaaacgcgaagcagcaaaggtcggcctggtggtgaatgcctcaaaaacaaagtacatgctggtaggcggaaccgaacacgaccggatccgtctgggtagtaatgttacgatagacggggatactttcgaggtggtggaggaattcgtctaccttggattctttactgacggctgacaacaacgtgagccgtgaaatttggaggcgcatcatcagcgggctccagaagaaactgcggtcgaaaaagattcacccacgctccaaatgcaccatgtacaaaacgctaataagaccggtgatcctctacgggcacgagacatggaccatgctcgaggaggacctgcaagcactcggagtgttCGAGCGACgcgtcggcggtgtgcaggagaacggtgtgtggcggagaatgatgaaccacaagctcgctgcacttgagccggaaggatacgg contains the following coding sequences:
- the LOC109404638 gene encoding COX assembly mitochondrial protein homolog produces the protein MAQAFGDHDQPANTIGVNQGGPHGLGDPNDRRLRKVEREVLIPKIMRERAKTEKCTPEIQDFEACCKGSGLLMAMKCQKQNEALKACSLRWYSDEQFKAECTEIYLAERSEYRRTGIPKKFRNMNLDQPSQ